In Spiroplasma litorale, a single genomic region encodes these proteins:
- the hrcA gene encoding heat-inducible transcriptional repressor HrcA has translation MMLTKRQDQILKAIIEEYIKTASPVGSKRIHEVIQIEISPATIRNESAFLEEQGYIEKAHTSSGRVPSTKGYRYYVDNLMKVNNYDDIKSKIEKIFAKRDLSVDEILDKTSNLISEMTKLAAVVVTSNEFEDITLSKVELIQLTQNKAAVLFVLSNGQIQNKTINLEQFALKDLMISIDLFNERLVNSKISEIETKSQVIIPILKKQVKKYEFILQTLVGALIHTESNKSKTSGVKYLLENPEFNDPKKIKSIIEFIESASPFAWFSSQSKKNSKPSFEIGSETGIENDDIAVVKTDFTTQSGSKAALALIGPKRIEYDKVSDLLDWISKKIKSKFLGEE, from the coding sequence ATGATGCTAACTAAACGTCAAGATCAAATTCTTAAGGCAATAATTGAGGAATACATTAAAACAGCATCTCCAGTTGGTTCTAAAAGAATACATGAAGTAATTCAAATTGAAATTTCACCAGCTACAATTAGAAATGAATCAGCCTTTTTAGAAGAGCAAGGATATATCGAAAAGGCCCATACATCATCAGGAAGAGTTCCTTCAACAAAAGGTTATAGATATTATGTTGATAACCTTATGAAAGTTAACAATTATGATGATATAAAATCAAAAATTGAAAAAATATTTGCAAAAAGAGATTTATCAGTTGATGAAATTTTAGATAAAACTTCTAATTTAATTAGTGAAATGACAAAACTAGCAGCAGTTGTTGTTACTTCAAATGAATTTGAGGATATAACTTTATCAAAAGTTGAATTAATTCAACTAACTCAAAATAAAGCAGCAGTGTTATTTGTGTTGTCAAACGGTCAAATTCAAAACAAAACAATCAATTTAGAACAATTTGCCTTAAAAGATTTGATGATTTCGATAGATTTATTTAATGAAAGATTAGTTAATTCTAAGATTTCTGAAATAGAAACAAAGTCTCAAGTAATAATCCCAATATTAAAAAAACAAGTAAAAAAATATGAGTTTATTCTTCAAACGCTAGTTGGCGCATTGATTCATACAGAATCAAATAAATCTAAAACAAGTGGAGTTAAATACTTATTAGAAAACCCAGAGTTCAATGATCCAAAAAAAATCAAAAGCATTATTGAATTTATTGAAAGTGCTTCACCATTTGCATGGTTCAGTTCTCAAAGTAAAAAAAATTCAAAACCATCTTTTGAAATTGGAAGTGAAACAGGTATTGAAAATGATGACATTGCAGTTGTAAAAACTGATTTTACAACTCAGTCAGGAAGTAAAGCAGCACTTGCTCTAATTGGACCAAAAAGAATTGAGTATGACAAAGTTTCAGATTTATTAGATTGAATCAGTAAAAAAATAAAAAGCAAGTTTTTAGGAGAGGAGTAA
- a CDS encoding ATP-dependent Clp protease ATP-binding subunit, protein MDFNQRPDPMNDPEILNKYTRNLTLDAKEGKIDPIIGRDDEIMRVIRILSRKTKNNPVLIGEPGVGKTAIAEGLAQRINKGDVPSNLKNKKILELDMGSVMAGASFLGDYEARIKGIVNAIQKENGEIILFIDELHLIVGAGKTGNGGGMDVSNLLKPSLARGGIKVIGATTLKEYREYIEKDAALERRFQKVVVSEPTIDETISILRGLKDRFESYHGVRIHDSALIAAAVLSDRYISDRFLPDKAIDLVDEASATIKTEIASVPTELYQLNRKIMQLEIEKAALSKEVDEKSVERLNQCQKELESLKLRQNELNSKWENEKNLLADINKYRSTIDSLKLELETSKSEGKFERAGEIQYSLLPALQKQLNTSLDGNKEKLISEEVSEDEIAKIISKWTGIKVENLMETEKQKLLHLGTNIRRMVKGQNHAIDLVADSILRSRSGIKDPNKPIGSFLFLGPTGVGKTEVARSLAKTLFGSERKMIRLDMSEYMEKQSVSKLIGSPPGYVGYEEGGRLTEAVRRAPYSIVLFDEVEKAHPDVFNIFLQILDDGRITDSLGKIVDFKNTIIIMTSNIASEYLMSTPNELVDQSVIDEELKKYFRPEFVNRIDNVITFNALSKEIIKEIIVKTLGELKERILISNDYIINFTDATIDKILEEGYNKEYGARPIKRYIEKNLETLIARAIVSEEIEPKRNYVVDVQNNNFVISSSNKLN, encoded by the coding sequence ATGGATTTTAATCAAAGACCAGATCCGATGAATGATCCTGAGATATTAAATAAATATACAAGGAATCTAACTTTGGATGCTAAAGAGGGAAAAATTGACCCAATTATTGGTAGAGATGATGAAATAATGAGGGTTATAAGGATTCTTAGTAGGAAAACTAAGAACAACCCAGTTCTTATTGGTGAACCAGGTGTTGGTAAAACTGCTATTGCAGAAGGTTTAGCTCAAAGAATTAATAAAGGTGATGTACCAAGTAACTTAAAAAATAAAAAAATACTTGAGTTAGATATGGGAAGTGTAATGGCTGGTGCTAGTTTCTTAGGTGATTATGAAGCTAGAATTAAAGGGATTGTAAATGCCATTCAAAAAGAAAATGGAGAAATAATACTATTTATTGATGAGTTACATTTAATTGTTGGAGCTGGTAAAACTGGTAATGGGGGAGGAATGGATGTTTCAAACTTGTTAAAACCTTCTCTTGCAAGAGGTGGTATTAAAGTTATTGGTGCCACAACTCTTAAAGAATACAGAGAATACATCGAAAAAGATGCTGCCCTTGAAAGAAGATTTCAGAAAGTTGTTGTTAGTGAACCAACAATTGATGAAACAATTTCAATATTAAGAGGTTTAAAAGATAGATTTGAGTCATATCACGGTGTTAGAATTCATGATAGTGCTTTAATTGCTGCTGCAGTTTTAAGTGATAGGTATATTTCAGATAGATTCTTACCCGATAAGGCAATTGATTTAGTAGATGAAGCTAGTGCAACAATTAAAACTGAAATTGCATCTGTACCAACAGAGTTATATCAACTTAATAGAAAAATAATGCAGTTAGAAATTGAAAAAGCTGCTTTATCAAAAGAAGTTGATGAAAAATCTGTTGAACGTTTGAATCAATGTCAAAAAGAATTAGAGTCATTAAAATTAAGACAAAATGAGCTGAATTCAAAATGAGAAAATGAAAAAAACTTACTCGCAGATATTAATAAATATCGCTCAACAATTGACTCATTAAAACTTGAATTAGAAACTTCTAAATCAGAGGGTAAATTTGAAAGAGCTGGAGAAATTCAATACTCACTTTTACCAGCACTGCAAAAACAACTTAATACATCTTTGGACGGTAATAAAGAAAAACTAATATCAGAAGAAGTTTCAGAAGATGAAATTGCTAAAATAATTTCAAAATGAACTGGTATAAAAGTTGAAAACTTAATGGAAACTGAAAAACAAAAACTTCTTCACTTAGGTACAAACATAAGAAGAATGGTTAAAGGTCAAAATCATGCAATTGATTTAGTTGCTGATTCGATTTTAAGAAGTAGAAGTGGTATTAAAGACCCAAACAAACCAATAGGAAGTTTCTTGTTCTTAGGTCCAACAGGAGTTGGTAAGACAGAAGTTGCAAGATCATTGGCAAAAACACTATTTGGTAGTGAAAGAAAAATGATTAGGCTTGATATGTCAGAATATATGGAAAAACAATCAGTCTCTAAATTGATAGGTTCTCCACCAGGTTATGTTGGTTATGAAGAAGGTGGAAGATTAACTGAAGCCGTTAGAAGAGCACCATATTCAATAGTCTTATTTGATGAAGTTGAAAAAGCACACCCCGATGTATTTAACATATTTTTACAAATTTTAGATGATGGTAGAATTACAGATTCACTTGGAAAAATTGTTGATTTCAAAAATACTATTATAATTATGACTTCTAATATTGCATCAGAATACTTAATGAGTACACCAAATGAACTCGTTGACCAAAGCGTAATTGATGAAGAACTTAAAAAATACTTTAGACCAGAATTTGTAAATAGAATTGATAATGTAATTACTTTTAATGCATTATCTAAGGAAATAATAAAAGAAATAATTGTCAAAACATTAGGTGAACTTAAAGAAAGAATTTTAATTAGTAATGATTACATAATTAATTTTACTGATGCCACAATTGATAAAATATTAGAAGAAGGTTATAACAAAGAATATGGTGCTAGACCAATAAAACGATATATCGAAAAGAACTTAGAAACTTTAATAGCTAGAGCAATTGTATCTGAAGAAATTGAACCAAAAAGAAACTATGTTGTGGACGTGCAGAATAACAATTTTGTAATAAGTTCCTCAAATAAATTAAATTAG
- the hemW gene encoding radical SAM family heme chaperone HemW: MKIWSTIKKDIYSLYVHIPFCEHICFYCDFAKVIKPKNDESINAYLDKVDNELSTYNNKFNSLKTIYIGGGTPSCLSNDQTTKLLEIINKHVDIKNIIEYSIELNPESVTLEKLKIYKNYGINRLSIGVQTFDNNLLQKIGRQHNNKKALEAIELARKAEFNNISIDLMYNLFNQTIDNIDVDLDYIKKIKPEHISWYSLIMKENSIWGKLKYNKPENDELFDEYVNKGLVKLGYKRYEISNYSKKEIYNSVHNLSYWKSDLFVGVGYGASGFEKIKDKYYLTQNVGNVSKYEKTFEIVEENDLYFQIIMMGLRMIKGIDISDGLNKQAYLHFKNQINKNIELGLLDLKDNYLFCTSRGFDVLNEILLTFL; encoded by the coding sequence ATGAAAATTTGGTCGACAATAAAAAAAGATATTTATAGCTTATATGTTCACATTCCATTTTGTGAACATATTTGTTTTTATTGTGATTTTGCAAAAGTTATTAAACCTAAAAATGATGAATCAATAAATGCATATTTAGATAAAGTTGATAATGAACTATCAACTTATAATAATAAATTTAATAGCTTAAAAACAATATATATTGGTGGAGGAACACCGAGTTGTCTTTCAAATGATCAAACAACAAAATTACTAGAAATAATTAATAAGCATGTTGATATAAAAAATATAATAGAATACAGTATTGAATTAAACCCAGAATCAGTTACTTTAGAAAAATTAAAAATATATAAAAATTATGGAATTAATAGATTAAGTATTGGGGTTCAAACTTTTGATAATAATTTACTTCAAAAAATAGGTAGACAACACAATAATAAAAAAGCACTTGAAGCAATTGAACTAGCTAGAAAAGCAGAATTTAATAATATAAGCATTGATTTGATGTATAACCTATTCAACCAGACTATTGATAATATTGATGTTGATTTAGACTATATTAAAAAAATTAAACCTGAACATATATCTTGATACTCTTTGATAATGAAAGAAAATTCAATTTGAGGTAAATTAAAATATAATAAACCTGAAAATGATGAATTGTTTGATGAGTATGTTAACAAAGGTTTAGTTAAATTAGGTTACAAAAGATATGAAATTTCTAACTATTCAAAAAAAGAAATCTATAATTCGGTTCATAATTTGTCATATTGAAAAAGTGATTTATTTGTTGGGGTAGGATATGGTGCTAGTGGCTTTGAAAAAATTAAAGATAAATATTATTTAACTCAAAACGTTGGTAACGTATCAAAATATGAAAAAACTTTTGAGATTGTAGAAGAAAATGATTTATACTTTCAAATTATAATGATGGGTTTAAGAATGATAAAGGGTATTGATATTAGTGACGGGCTAAATAAACAAGCATACTTGCATTTTAAAAATCAAATTAATAAAAATATCGAATTAGGGCTATTGGATTTAAAAGATAATTATTTATTTTGTACAAGCAGAGGTTTTGACGTATTGAATGAAATTTTACTAACTTTTTTATAA
- a CDS encoding MSC_0882 family membrane protein produces the protein MSKIVDFFKPNSVQNNQQNFQNVGDFGVPNQAPQQYNQNPQQQYGLAPQNQSQQQYNGYQSYNPLQQQINNQPQNMSQQNSQVNDIQTYQQNLINNNRLRNNQYHQFENQQIQNYNPNQNYIQQSGYYPEQYNNYQNNRINPANYRQDYLDFERRNVNDNYQNYYQNEASYPRKYFDPYNHNYLSNGYVNENSKPVNFDNYNGFNNQMQYGYNEFSNINQFHNGQNMYYNSNQNYANATANNYNPYKEQNSYKKRFREANIIPREIGKEIKSEKLRVFLLFAVGLAGIIMTSLMLAVYYKTDDTITKYIGLKKEDVMYPFFSILLLIISLGFFGISLADFTLLFSNVKRYERDLMMGNESIPYFITRNYKSLISRSIYINWICFSTYIFGSIILGILYTLQTQAGKTAYIFFWTIGTLKTLESEITVNIIILLVALFIHVVNIISTRNRKNNIISYYGYEIIPEHEIKAIKKRANKICIILFCVIILLILFVILIPWLIIRRKKGQSLKPWKFGRQ, from the coding sequence ATGAGCAAAATAGTGGATTTTTTTAAACCAAATAGTGTTCAGAATAACCAACAAAATTTTCAAAATGTTGGAGATTTTGGTGTACCAAATCAAGCACCTCAGCAATATAATCAAAACCCTCAACAACAATATGGCTTAGCACCTCAAAACCAAAGTCAGCAACAATATAATGGTTATCAAAGTTATAACCCTTTACAACAACAAATTAATAATCAACCTCAAAACATGAGTCAACAAAATAGTCAAGTAAATGACATACAAACTTATCAACAAAATTTAATTAATAATAATAGATTAAGAAATAATCAATATCATCAATTTGAAAACCAACAAATACAAAATTATAATCCTAATCAAAATTATATTCAACAAAGTGGTTATTATCCAGAACAATATAACAATTATCAAAATAATAGAATTAACCCAGCTAATTATAGACAAGATTATTTAGATTTTGAAAGAAGAAATGTTAATGATAACTATCAAAACTATTATCAAAATGAAGCAAGCTATCCAAGAAAATATTTTGATCCATACAATCACAATTATTTAAGTAATGGATATGTAAATGAAAACTCAAAACCAGTTAATTTTGATAATTACAATGGATTTAATAACCAAATGCAATATGGTTATAATGAATTTTCTAATATAAATCAATTTCATAATGGTCAAAACATGTACTATAATAGTAATCAAAATTATGCAAACGCAACTGCTAATAACTATAATCCTTATAAAGAACAAAATAGTTATAAAAAAAGATTTCGCGAAGCAAATATTATTCCTAGGGAAATAGGAAAAGAAATAAAAAGTGAAAAATTAAGAGTCTTTTTATTGTTTGCGGTAGGTCTTGCAGGAATAATAATGACTTCTTTAATGTTGGCTGTTTATTATAAAACTGATGATACAATAACAAAATATATAGGTCTTAAAAAAGAAGATGTAATGTATCCTTTCTTCTCAATATTATTATTAATAATATCACTTGGATTTTTTGGTATAAGTTTAGCAGACTTTACCTTACTCTTTTCAAATGTCAAAAGATATGAAAGAGATCTAATGATGGGAAATGAATCCATACCATATTTTATAACCAGAAACTATAAATCATTAATTTCAAGATCAATCTATATAAACTGAATTTGTTTTTCAACATATATTTTTGGTTCAATTATATTAGGAATACTATATACATTACAAACTCAGGCTGGAAAAACAGCATATATTTTCTTTTGAACAATAGGAACACTAAAAACACTAGAATCAGAAATAACAGTAAATATAATAATATTACTTGTTGCTTTATTTATTCATGTTGTTAATATTATTTCAACAAGAAATAGAAAAAACAATATTATTTCATACTATGGTTATGAAATAATACCTGAGCATGAAATAAAAGCAATTAAAAAAAGAGCTAATAAAATATGTATAATACTATTTTGTGTAATAATTTTATTAATATTGTTTGTTATATTAATACCATGATTAATTATTAGAAGAAAAAAAGGACAATCTCTTAAACCATGAAAATTTGGTCGACAATAA
- a CDS encoding TIGR04561 family membrane protein, whose amino-acid sequence MINLSDFSFKVLDFSLPLWVVLLIFLMIGILCIGSYIFILFKKNRKFIYEKEEVSGDEFKRLEKFENLRNDFEIELAKVKKSYRSQKI is encoded by the coding sequence ATGATAAACTTATCTGATTTTTCATTTAAAGTATTGGATTTTTCATTACCGTTATGAGTAGTTTTACTAATTTTTTTAATGATAGGTATATTATGTATAGGGTCATATATATTTATATTATTTAAAAAAAATCGTAAATTTATATATGAAAAAGAAGAAGTAAGTGGAGATGAATTCAAAAGATTAGAAAAGTTTGAAAATCTAAGAAATGATTTTGAAATAGAATTAGCAAAAGTTAAAAAATCATATCGTTCACAGAAAATTTAA
- the msrB gene encoding peptide-methionine (R)-S-oxide reductase MsrB — protein sequence MSNKWKKYDVDELTDLEYEVAINSSTEPPFQNKYWDEKRKGIYVDILSGEPLFISSNKFDSGCGWPSFTRPINDDLINEIEDNSYNMKRIEVRTKNSNIHLGHVFKDGPINDGGLRYCINSASLRFIPIEEMEKEGYSEYIKLVK from the coding sequence ATGAGTAATAAATGAAAAAAATATGATGTTGACGAATTAACAGATTTAGAGTATGAAGTTGCAATAAACAGTTCAACAGAACCACCATTTCAAAATAAATATTGAGACGAAAAAAGAAAAGGAATTTATGTAGACATTTTATCTGGGGAACCTCTTTTTATAAGTAGTAATAAATTTGATTCTGGTTGCGGATGGCCTAGTTTTACAAGACCTATTAATGATGATTTAATTAATGAAATTGAAGATAATTCTTATAATATGAAGAGAATTGAAGTTAGAACCAAAAATAGCAATATTCATTTGGGTCATGTTTTTAAAGATGGTCCCATAAATGATGGCGGTTTAAGATACTGTATCAATTCAGCCTCATTAAGATTTATACCAATAGAAGAGATGGAAAAAGAAGGATATTCAGAATATATTAAACTTGTAAAATAA
- a CDS encoding integrase core domain-containing protein: MIHSDQEAPFTNETWERLCKNNNINISMSRRGNPPDNGACESFFGTFKNECIYTYKVKELHHSNIYKIISDYIEFYNYVRPCLNHKKNSIRNSYGESIFLMSILIDNFNLVFLFYKFNIFWISFFFHLFYWYKS; encoded by the coding sequence ATAATTCATTCAGATCAGGAGGCACCATTCACAAATGAAACTTGAGAAAGATTATGTAAAAATAATAATATAAATATTTCTATGTCAAGGAGAGGGAACCCCCCAGATAATGGTGCATGTGAGTCTTTTTTTGGAACTTTTAAAAATGAATGTATATATACATATAAAGTAAAAGAACTACATCACTCAAATATTTATAAAATTATCTCTGACTATATAGAGTTTTATAATTACGTTAGACCTTGTCTAAATCATAAAAAAAACTCCATACGAAATTCGTATGGAGAAAGTATCTTTTTAATGTCAATTTTAATTGACAATTTCAATTTGGTTTTTTTATTTTACAAGTTTAATATATTCTGAATATCCTTCTTTTTCCATCTCTTCTATTGGTATAAATCTTAA
- a CDS encoding DDE-type integrase/transposase/recombinase: MAKQWTKNEKLNIIKESKKIGILNAALKFDISTSTIKRWKSEVKVKGEGAFEWGSGTQAKGNIKKFKSHDWIFKEPDDMSIEELREALKLERALKKHLAKTTKEKYFAIFNVKRMFSLKLSCLYLKVSRYGYLKWLKNGKPKYKNYNRILAIKIRCLFYLFKKRYGYNMITLFLNKYFKERWDPWVVYRYMKIMSLKAVKKKKVPNYDKSGPLRFENLLNRNFNSKNINEKWVTDVTYIKTINGNVYLSVIKDLFNSEIVDWKLSVSPNNKLCHTNLISAIKKEVLQK; encoded by the coding sequence ATGGCAAAACAATGAACAAAAAACGAAAAACTTAATATAATTAAGGAATCAAAAAAAATCGGTATTTTAAATGCAGCATTAAAGTTTGATATTAGTACTAGCACAATTAAAAGATGAAAGTCAGAGGTAAAAGTTAAAGGTGAAGGAGCCTTTGAATGAGGTAGCGGAACACAAGCAAAAGGAAATATTAAAAAATTTAAATCTCATGATTGAATTTTTAAAGAACCTGATGATATGAGCATCGAAGAATTAAGAGAGGCTTTGAAACTGGAACGAGCTTTAAAAAAGCATTTGGCGAAGACGACTAAGGAAAAGTACTTCGCCATTTTTAATGTTAAAAGAATGTTTTCTTTGAAATTATCTTGTTTATATTTAAAAGTTTCAAGGTATGGATATTTAAAATGACTTAAAAACGGAAAACCAAAGTATAAAAATTATAATAGAATTTTAGCAATTAAGATAAGATGCCTTTTTTACTTGTTTAAAAAAAGATATGGTTATAATATGATAACTTTATTTTTAAACAAATACTTTAAAGAAAGATGAGACCCTTGAGTTGTTTATAGATATATGAAAATAATGAGTTTAAAAGCAGTGAAGAAAAAGAAAGTTCCAAACTATGATAAATCAGGTCCATTAAGATTTGAAAATTTATTAAATAGAAACTTTAATTCTAAAAATATAAATGAAAAATGAGTAACAGATGTAACTTATATAAAAACTATTAATGGAAATGTTTATCTATCTGTTATAAAAGATTTGTTTAATTCTGAAATTGTTGATTGAAAGTTATCGGTTAGTCCTAATAATAAATTATGTCATACAAATTTAATAAGTGCTATTAAAAAAGAGGTGCTCCAAAAATAA
- a CDS encoding dihydroorotate dehydrogenase, producing the protein MQNKFSVKIPGINLKNPVIIASGPLIHGEYFNSIYDLATLGAITTKTVTYLPKEGNNTPRFAEIDGGYINAIGLKNIGIKKFVETKIEFLDSMNVPVITSIAGNSIEEYVEMVEMLDNIQVINAIELNVSCPNVKKDSIIMTSNYDYLKELIIKVKAATKKPIYIKMSPTEPDIVQTAKVCKDAGADALTMINGLSGMKIDINSMEPVLSNKFGGVSGSFLKPLAIKTVYQVSNEVDIPIIGVGGVCSTDDVIEMLMAGATAVGIASANMWDPLICYKIVNQLGDRLKELGYESVEELINKVKKTRNWYKLKNK; encoded by the coding sequence ATGCAAAATAAATTTTCTGTAAAAATACCAGGTATTAATTTAAAAAATCCTGTAATAATAGCTTCAGGTCCATTGATTCACGGTGAGTACTTCAATAGTATTTATGATTTAGCAACATTAGGTGCAATTACAACTAAAACAGTGACTTATTTACCAAAAGAAGGCAATAATACTCCAAGATTTGCTGAAATTGATGGTGGGTATATAAATGCAATTGGTTTAAAAAATATAGGAATTAAAAAATTTGTTGAAACTAAAATAGAATTTTTAGATTCAATGAATGTTCCAGTTATTACAAGTATTGCAGGTAATTCAATTGAAGAGTATGTTGAAATGGTGGAAATGTTAGATAATATACAAGTAATTAATGCTATAGAATTAAATGTTTCTTGTCCTAATGTAAAAAAGGACTCAATTATAATGACTTCTAACTATGATTATTTAAAAGAATTAATAATAAAAGTAAAAGCAGCAACAAAAAAACCAATTTACATTAAAATGTCTCCAACAGAACCAGATATCGTTCAGACAGCAAAAGTTTGCAAAGATGCTGGTGCTGATGCATTAACAATGATAAATGGTTTAAGTGGTATGAAAATTGACATTAACTCAATGGAACCTGTGCTTTCAAATAAATTTGGTGGGGTTAGTGGAAGCTTCTTAAAACCACTTGCAATTAAAACAGTATATCAGGTTTCAAATGAAGTTGATATTCCAATAATAGGTGTTGGAGGGGTTTGTTCAACTGATGATGTTATTGAAATGCTAATGGCTGGTGCAACCGCAGTTGGTATTGCTAGTGCAAATATGTGAGATCCTTTGATTTGTTATAAAATTGTTAATCAATTAGGAGATAGACTTAAAGAATTAGGATATGAGTCTGTTGAAGAATTAATAAATAAAGTAAAGAAGACTAGAAATTGATATAAATTAAAAAATAAATAA
- the nadE gene encoding NAD(+) synthase, which translates to MNNEKMNDYTNYLVNWIKEEVKNANQKGVVVGISGGIDSAVVAALAKLAFPDNYLVVWMPCESSELDLKCKNELVNNLNLKNIVEIDLLNTFNGLKSEIINKTNNENKLAMANIKARLRMTTLYALAQSNNYLVLGTDNACEWHIGYFTKYGDGGVDLVPLVHMLKRDVKNAAKLLNVPASIIDRAPTAGLWENQTDESEIGFSYDLIDDYLEGLNVPENVKKRIEYLHNISSHKRQLATKPLKSINEI; encoded by the coding sequence ATGAATAATGAAAAAATGAATGACTATACTAATTATTTAGTAAATTGAATTAAAGAAGAAGTTAAAAATGCTAATCAAAAAGGTGTTGTAGTTGGAATTAGTGGAGGAATTGACTCAGCTGTTGTAGCCGCTCTTGCAAAATTAGCTTTTCCAGATAATTATTTAGTTGTTTGAATGCCTTGTGAATCAAGTGAATTAGATTTAAAATGTAAAAATGAATTAGTAAATAATTTAAATTTAAAAAATATTGTTGAAATTGATTTATTAAATACATTCAATGGATTAAAATCTGAAATTATTAATAAAACTAATAATGAAAACAAACTTGCTATGGCAAACATAAAGGCCAGACTAAGAATGACAACACTTTATGCACTTGCTCAATCAAATAATTATTTAGTTTTAGGTACTGATAATGCATGTGAATGACATATTGGTTACTTTACTAAATATGGTGATGGGGGAGTTGATTTAGTTCCTTTAGTTCATATGCTTAAAAGAGATGTAAAAAATGCTGCAAAACTATTGAATGTACCTGCTTCAATAATAGATAGAGCTCCAACCGCTGGATTGTGAGAAAATCAAACTGATGAAAGTGAAATTGGTTTTAGTTATGATTTAATCGATGATTATTTAGAGGGATTAAATGTTCCTGAAAATGTTAAAAAAAGAATAGAATATTTACATAATATATCAAGTCATAAAAGACAATTGGCAACAAAACCATTAAAATCAATTAATGAAATTTAA